The window CTATCGCCGCGACCGCCCCCACCGTGCCAAACCGCGCGCTGGGTGGAGCATGCTCGGCGAAGAGCCGTTGTTGGTAGCGTTCGATTTGTTTCAGGCGATAAGGGGTCCAAAAGTAAATGTTCTCCACGCGTTCGATGCCATGCCGAGCGCGCACGTCTTCGCGCAAGACGTACGCCTCGGCCCCCGCACCAACCAGCAATACATGCCGCCGGTCGGGCATTTCCAGGACCGCGCGGGCAGCGGCGATGGGGTTTTTCAGGTGCTTGACGGCGGCCACGGCTCCGGCGGGTTTACGTGGATCGCGGCGGCCAAGGCCCGCCCACGGCATGGCGTCCGCCGGGGGATAGTGCCCGGTGGAGGGGTTGTCCGGGGGGTCCATGCGGCCTTGCATGATCGCGGCGTCCAGTTCAATTTCGCCATCGGTGTTAAAGGTTCCTCCCCGCCCCGCGTTAAACAGTTCGCAGTCCTCTAGCACGCGGATCGCGGCCTCGACCATGTCCAGGGTTGTGTTATCCGCGGCAAAGTCGCGTGGTTCCTGCTGAAGCCGATTTCGCAGGACGGCGTATCCCGCCGCCAGTGCCCGCGCGAGCTCCCGTTCGTAGTCTTGCCGGGTGTGGCCGTATTCGGCCATCTCAGCGCTGGACAAGACCCCCGCTCCGCCATGAATGGCCAACACGACCGGGTCAGTGGCGCGGGGGATGGGTGATTCGTGCGGAGTGTTTTGAGCCATGCGGATAAATTTTTGAACTACAGATTAAAGGCAGTGATTCCCAGTCTACCCACTCCCTCCCCCCCCGGAGTCCTCGCCGAGACCCGTCCCCCGCCACCCGCCTCTCGTCTTCCGCCTCACTCTCCGCCAGCCAGCTTTAGACGGGCGGTCATTTCCCGCCCTTCTCGAATAAAATTGATTGTAACTTCATCACCCGGTTTGTAATTTTCGATGGTTGACAAAAAATCATCCGCGGTGCGGACCGGTTTGTCATCGATCCCCACGATCAGATCGGCCTTGGACCGGTCGAGGGTTTCGGTCTCGTAAATAAACGGTCCCTGGCGTTTCTTTTCCCGCTTGATTTGAATCCCGCTCAGGCCGGCTTGGGCGGCGGGACCATTGGGGGCTAGCGTCGCCACCAGCAGACCTTTTTCGGTCTCAAAGACGCGGGTGATCCCGGTTTCGGGCCGGATGATTTTGCCATTGCGAATGAGTTGCGGCACGACCCGGGCGATCGTATTGACCGGAATGGCAAAACCCACACCGGCGTTCTGGCCGGTGCGGCTGGCAATGGCGGTATTCATGCCAATCATGCGGCCATGACTATCCAACAGCGGGCCGCCGGAGTTGCCGGGATTGATCGCGGCGTCGATTTGGATGATGGATTTGATGTTGCGGCCGTTGCGCGTGGGAATGGTGCGATTGAGGCTCGACACAATCCCGGTGGTTAAAGTCCGTTCCAGGCCAAAGGGATTTCCAATGGCCAAGACCCGCTGGCCGACGCGGAGGATCGCGGAATCCCCAAACACGATGGGAAAGAGCGATTTTTCCGGCGCGGCGATTCGAATCACCGCCATATCATTCGGCGGATCAATTCCCACCACTTCCGCCTCGTATGATTTGCCGTCGTACAAGGTGACTTCAATTTCACGGGCGCCGTCGATGACATGATAGTTGGTCAGGACGTGCCCCGCCTTATCCAGGACCGAGCCGCTCCCCGCCCCTTCCTGAAACGATTCGCCAAAAAACGCCCCCCGGTCGCTCACCACCTTGGTGCTGATATTTACCACGGTTTTGTTGGTGTTTTCATAAATGCGGATGTTCAATCGTTCTTCCTCGGACAGGCCCTCGTCCAGCGGCATGGGGGAGGATGTGGCGGCGGTAAATGTACCCCGCCCCAGCGGTTGGGAAGGGCGTTGTTCGGCCCGGGCTTGTCCCGGGGTGGTCGCTTCGGTCCAACCGCCGAGCAAGTATCCCGCGGCCAGTCCCAATGCAATTCCCATACAAATCCATAAGACCGGTCGCGAATGCAGGCTGGACTGTGCGGCTTGAGCGTGTGTCATGGGGAAGACTTTCTTAATAAACGAGAGACGGCTGTTTTCGACTTTAAGAAAACCGCCCCAGGCTCGTCAACGGAGGTTAGAAACGCTAGCAAAAAAACGTCAGCTCTTTCTGTAGTACGCCACAATTTGTGAACAGGTTTTCCCCACGGCCCGAAAAAGTCATTTTCCCCCGCCGATGCACATTTTTCCGCGTTTTTTGGCTTTCTCATTAGTTCTTGCTAGCCATGGCCCCGCGCAGCCCCGGGTATTCCAACATCAATCAGGTAAAATGGGACTTTTGCCAGAGAGTCAACGGGATAGGAACCCGCGCTGGCAAATTCGCTTTTTTTGCAAGGTTACAATCTACCGATGGATGCCGACACGGGAATGGCTGGACTGGCCGATCAAACGTCCCAAGTTTATTTACACCGCTGGAGCCGGTTGGTTAGCACCACCAACTGGGAAAAAGGGCGTATCATCCACGATTGGCGCGCCGCGCTAATCGGCGCCGAGGCCCCGGTCGAGGAATATTCTGACGAAGCTTGGGCCAGGCGCGTCGGTCAAGTCAGCGGTCAGCACGTGGGTCGGCTGCGTCGCTGTTACGAGCGTTTTCATCCTAGTTACGAGAGCTACGCGGGCCTATACTGGAGCCACTTTCAAGCGGCCCTGGACTGGGAGGACGCGGAATTATGGCTAGAGGGGGCGGTGCAAAACCAGTGGTCCGTCGCCCTGATGCGCCGCCAGCGGGGAATCACGCTGGGCGAAATCGCCGCGGACGCCGCTAGCGAAGAGAGCAACGGGGAACAGGGGACTGACGCCACGGCCAATCATTCCAGTGCTCCTTGGGATGAAGATGCGGAAGTTCCCGCCTCCGCTGGTCCGATTACTGGCGATTTAGCCTCCCAGCCGATCCGCCCAGGTAAAGACGCATCTGCGGCGGGGAGCGAACGATTGACGAGCGGGCCCCTCCCCGAAGGACCAGATTTTGGCCCGGAGGATTTTAGCGAAACGGGCGCCGGCGGCAGAAAGACAGAGCTGACAGATACCGCGGCTGATTCCGCTTTGACCATCGCGGCAAAGCAAGCGGCTCATCGTCCCTTTGCCGATTTGCCCACGCTTCCCGATGATCTGGCCGAGGCGTTTGAAAATCTTAAATTGGCAATCCTGCGGCACAAAACCCAGGACTGGCAATTTGTGCAACCTAGCGAGGTGCGGGCGCACCTGCGGGCGTTTGAGGATTTGCTAAGTTTGCCGGGGTAGATTCTTGGTGTATTGTGCTTGGTTCCGTTCTTGAACTCATCCAAGAATGGCAAGCGGAAAATCATTTTACAAATACCGCTCCAGATACCGCCGCGAGGCGGCGTCCATTTGCTTGAGATTTTTGACCAGGTACTGCACGCCAAAAGCGTCGGTCACCATGGCGCGCTGCGCGTCGATCCGCCGAACATGCTCATCGCTTTTTAGGACAAAGCGCGTGGGTCCGCGATCGGTTTCGACCTGCCATTCGCACGGTTCCGCCAGCCGCGAAACCGACACGACCCGCGTGATCCGGGGCAAGAAATCCCGCAGGGCCAGTTCTTCGGCCAACGGTTGCCGAATAGCCGCGGGGAGCGCGGTAAAATCCTCGATCCAACACACTTCGCGGCCGTCCGCGTCGACCAGGGCCACGCCGTATTCCGGCTGCGAAATCGGAAATCCGCGCACCGGGCGCACGTCGCCACACCCGCCCCCGTCGGCAAATTCGACGCGCAAATTGCCGTAAGCGTCGCGAACCACGGCGGTAATGTTGTGGCTGTTGTTCATAGCGGCAAAAACCCAAAACAGATTTTTCGACAGAAGAAAACGGAGAGAACGAAGTTCGATGGATACCACCTGTTAACAAACTTCGTTCCCTTCGTTAACTTGTGTAAATTCTAATTCATTCTTTTTCAACAGGAGGAAATAGAGGAAGCAGAGGAAAATGCATTTCACTCTTGCCTTGCTCCGCTACCTCTGCTGCCTCCTGTTCAATACATTTTAAAATTTCTTGTAGAACTAAAGAAACGATGTCGTTTATACCGCCATTCAGTTTCCTTCGATTCCTTTGGTACGACCCGATTTTGTGCTTTTTTTCTGTGTCTCGAATCGTGCATTTTTAACTTTGCAAGCCCAGCGTCTGCTGCATTTGTTGCTGGGCCATGACCAAATTATAATACGCCCCCCGCCGCGTCAGCAGTTGCTCGTGCGTGCCGATCTCGACGATGTTCCCCTTTTCGACCACGACCAGTCGATTCGCGCGGCGCAGCGTGCTTAGCCGATGGGCGATGGCGATGGTGGTACGCCCCTGGGTCAGGGTCTCGAGCGCTTGCTGGATCTGGCGTTCAGTCTCGGTATCGACGGCGCTGGTGGCCTCGTCCAATATCAGTAGCCGCGGATCGATCAATAGCGCCCGGGCGATGGAAATGCGCTGCCGTTCCCCGCCCGATAGCGATTGCCCCCGTTCCCCCACCAGCGAGTCATAACCATCACTCAGCCGCAGGATAAATTCATGGGCGTTGGCCAAGCGCGCGGCGGTGATGATTTCCGCACGGGTGGCATTGGGTTTGCCGTACGCGATATTTTCGGCAATCGTGCCATAAAACAAAAAGGGATCCTGCAGCACGATGCCAATATTATGCCGGTATTCGGCCACGGGAAAGGAACGCACATCATGGCCATCGATCAGGATTGCCCCCTCGGACACGTCATAAAAGCGGCAAATCAGATTAACCAGCGTGCTTTTACCCGCGCCGCTAGGACCGACCAGACCGATCATTTCCCCGGGTTCGATAGTCAGATTAATCCCGTGTAGCACTTCCCGCGTGCCATACTTAAACCGCACCTCGCGCAGCTCCACATGCCCCTGGAGGCGGCCCGGATGAACGGGGCGTAGCGGTTCCGCCACGCTGGGGACGCGGTCCAATATTTCAAAGATTCGCTGCGCCGAGGCACCCGCGCGCTGTACGGCGTTGACCATCATGATGATCGATTCGCTCCGGCCGTAAAAACCCAAAATATAGGTAATGAACGCCTGCAGGTCGCCATACGTCAATTCATGGCGAAAAATGAGCCACGCCCCCACCCCCCAGACGATAAACAGCCCAAACTGCGTGAGCAGTCGAACCAAAGGGCCAAAGAACGACCAGACCACATTGACCCGGTCGTTGGTGTCCAGCACTTGCTGATTGGCCGCGTCAAAGCGTTCCACCTCGCGCTGTTCCTGGGCAAACGCCTTGACCACGCGGATGCCGGGAATCGTATCCGCCAACACGCTGGTCATTTCTCCCCAGCTGACTCCCGATTGCCGAAAACCCCGCCGCAACTTGGCCCGCACGCTATGGGTTAACCAAATAATCAACGGAAACGGCAGCAATGTGACCAGGGCCAACTGCCAATTGAGCCACAGCAATATCCCCGCGGTCATGATGATGGCCAAAACATCGACAATAAAATCAACCAGATTCAACGATAAAAAATTGCAAATCCGGTCGGAATCACTGCCAATCCGCGCCATCAGGTCGCCCGTCCGCTTGCCCCCAAAAAACTCCACCGACAACGTCTGCAAGTGGGCAAACGTTCGCGATCGCATGTCCGCCGCCACGCGCTCACTCACCCAGACCAGGGTCCAGGTCCGTGCCCAGTCCAGCCCCCAGGCGACAACTCCGACCGCCGCCAACCCCCCCAGGCACCACCACAACAAGGCATAATTTGGCGGCGGGGGGCTGGGAACTTGTTGGGGGATCAGCACCTGATCAACCAGCACCCGCGTGATAAGAGGGGCTAATAGTCCAATCGCCGTGCTGGCCAGTGTCAGCGTCAGCCCCAAAATAATCATACCGCGGCGCGGTCGGGCAAATTTGAGCAGCCGCCAGAGGGACGAATAGGCCGAGGGAGGGGCCGCAGGCGCGCAGGCCGTACAGACACCGTTGGCACTGTTAATCATCGCCCCGCAACTGGGGCAGATGGTCGGCTGGGCGGTACGGGGGGCGGACCCATTGATGACCTCGCGTACCCGCTCCACAAACCGAATCGCGGCGGTCTGCTTGCCTACGGTAAAATACCAGGCGACTTGTCGTCCGGCGGGACTAAGCAATTCGAGCCGGCAAACGCTTTTTTGCTCGGTAAGCAATATTTGCAGTTCGGGCGGTAGCGCAAACTCTTGATTATTTTCCGCCTGCGACAAGCAGACGATCCGTCGAGGCGTCAGGACCAGCAGACTTGGGGCAAAGAGAAGAGCCGAGGTAAGATCAACTTCCAGCCAGGCCAGGATCGGTTCAGTCGGGTCCAAAGTCTCCCGCGCGGCCTTTTGCCACTCCATCGGCAGGTCAGAAAATTCGTATTGAATTGCCGCGGTCAAAAAAGTCACTTCCTCTGCCAAAGATCAAAGATGCTAAGCTACAAAGTGTAATCCAAAGCAAGAAATTTTCTATGCAATCAATTAGACGACAATCGACTAGCCCTAGTGTAGTCATTTTGACTAAATAATGAACTACGGCGGGTGCCTCAAAGTATAACAAGCCGGAGGAGTGAAAATCTGCAAAATGGCCTGATTTTTGCTGGTTTTTCCCGACGCCATGAATGGTTTAGGGCCTCTGGTTTGCAATTGGGTGGGGACTGCGAGTCGCGAATTGACCCGCCAATAAAGCCGGTTAGGATAATTACAACCTAAAAAATGGGGGTTTTGGGGTAAATGGCAAAACTTTGTGACGATTTTTTCCCCAATTGCTACACAATTTTTGCTATGTTTTCCCGCATTTACCGCTAAGCTTGCCCGACATTTGTTTTCACAGAGGTCACATCACGCCACAGGCTAAGAGTTGTCGATACTGGCGAATGTCCGTCACTTGGCAATCGTTATGACCGTTACATTCACTGCACTTGTCTGTTTGATCCTTCCATGGCACATGATTTTTAAAACTTTTACGTAGGATTCACCGTCGGATCGAAATAATGTGTACGTATGAATAGAACATGCCCGGTGAAAACTGATAAAGTATTCGCCGTGTTCCCCCTGTTTGGTTGCAATTGATCGTTACGCACCCCTTCACGACCAGCCCTTCTTCTGTGTTTGACACCGCCCAATTGTATGAAGATTTTGAAAATCCTGACGCTGCGAGGACCAAATTACTGGGCCAACTTTCCAGTATTAGAGGCGTGGATCGATCTGGAAAATTTGAAAGATCGCTCTTCGGAAGAGTTGCCCGGCTTTAATGAGCGGCTGACCTCTTGGCTGCCAACCATGATTGAGCACCGGTGCAGCATTGGGCATCGGGGGGGATTTTTTGAACGACTGCGGCGGGGTACCTACCTGGCGCACATCATGGAGCATGTCGCCTTAGAGCTGCAATCACTGGCGGGTTGCGAGGTGGGCTTTGGCCGCACGCGCGAGACCGCGACCGATGGCATTTACAAAGTCGCCCTGGAATATACGGAAGAATCCTTAGGAAAGGCGTCTATTTCAGCGGCAATTCGCGTCTGCCTGGCGGCGGTGCATGATACCACGGTCGATTTGACGGCGGAAATTTCGGAACTAGCCAAACTCTATCAAAATGCCCGTCTAGGCCCCAGTACTAATTCCATCGTACAGGCCGCGCAGCGCCGCGGTATACCCAGCCGCCGCCTAAACACCGGAAGCCTGGTCCAGTTGGGCTATGGGTCCAAACAACGGCGCATCCTGGCCGCGGAGACCGACCAAACCAGCGCTATCGCGGAATATATCGCCCAAGATAAAGACCTGACGCGTAGTTTGCTGGCGGCGGTGGGGGTGCCGGTCCCCGCGGGTCGTCCGGTGGAGTCGGGGGAAGACGCCGTCTCCGCGGCGGAGAATATTGGGTATCCGGTGGTGTGCAAGCCGCAACATGGCAACCAGGGGCGGGGCGTGGCGACCAACCTAAAAACTCGCGAGCAAGTCCTGGCCGCGTATGAAGCCGCGCGGCAAGAGGGACGCTCGATCATTGTCGAGAAGCACGCACCGGGAGAGGACTACCGCCTGTTGATTATTGGAGGCAAGCTGGTCGCCGCGGCAAAACGCGAACCAGCGATGGTGATTGGCGATGGTCGGCACACCATTAAAGAACTGATTCAAATCGCCAATCAAGATCCCCGCCGGGGGGAAGACCACGCCACCAGCCTGAGCAAAATTCCGCTGGACGCCATTTCGCTGGCGGTGGTAACCGACCAGGGGTACACGCCGCAATCGATTCCCGCGGCCGGCGCGCGGGTACTCATCCGTCGAAATGCCAACCTGAGCACCGGCGGGACCGCCGCGGATGTCACCGATCTGGTTCATCCCCAAATCATCGATCGCGCGCTGGAGGCGGCCCGCGTGATTGGCCTGGATATCGCCGGCGTGGATGTTGTGGCGGAAGACATCGGCCGCCCGCTCGAGGAACAAGCCGGGGTCGTGGTCGAGGTCAACGCCGCGCCAGGTTTGCGGATGCATCTGGAACCTTCCAGCGGCACGCCGCGCGATGTGGGGGCCGCCATTGTCGATACCATGTTTACCCCGGGCGACACCGGCCGCATCCCGGTCATCGCCATTACCGGCGTCAATGGCAAGACCACCACCACGCGGTTTATCGCCCATCTGGCCGCCGCCACCGGCGGATGCGTGGGCATGACCTGCACCGACGGCATTTATGTGCGGGGCAGGCGGATCGACACCGGCGATTGCAGCGGACCGACTAGCGCTCAGAATATTTTACTGAATCCTCAGGTGGACATTGCCGTGCTCGAGACCGCCCGCGGCGGCATTCTCCGCGCGGGACTGGGCTTTGACCGTTGTGATGTCGCCGTGGTCACCAACATTGGCGAAGGGGACCACCTGGGCCTGCATGATATTGACAGCCTGGAAAAACTGGCCCGGGTCAAACGAACGATCGTCGAGGCGGTCACTCCCCAGACGGGCCACGCGGTCCTGAATGCCGCCGATCCCTTGACGGTGGAAATGGCCGAGTATTGTCCCGGCGAAGTGATCTTTTTTGCGCGCGAGGCGCAGCATCCGGTCGTGGAGGCCCATTTGCAAAAAAAGGGCCGCGCCGTGGTAACGCGCCAGCGGTCCATTTATCTTTG of the Pirellulales bacterium genome contains:
- a CDS encoding trypsin-like peptidase domain-containing protein; translated protein: MTHAQAAQSSLHSRPVLWICMGIALGLAAGYLLGGWTEATTPGQARAEQRPSQPLGRGTFTAATSSPMPLDEGLSEEERLNIRIYENTNKTVVNISTKVVSDRGAFFGESFQEGAGSGSVLDKAGHVLTNYHVIDGAREIEVTLYDGKSYEAEVVGIDPPNDMAVIRIAAPEKSLFPIVFGDSAILRVGQRVLAIGNPFGLERTLTTGIVSSLNRTIPTRNGRNIKSIIQIDAAINPGNSGGPLLDSHGRMIGMNTAIASRTGQNAGVGFAIPVNTIARVVPQLIRNGKIIRPETGITRVFETEKGLLVATLAPNGPAAQAGLSGIQIKREKKRQGPFIYETETLDRSKADLIVGIDDKPVRTADDFLSTIENYKPGDEVTINFIREGREMTARLKLAGGE
- a CDS encoding ABC transporter ATP-binding protein; amino-acid sequence: MTAAIQYEFSDLPMEWQKAARETLDPTEPILAWLEVDLTSALLFAPSLLVLTPRRIVCLSQAENNQEFALPPELQILLTEQKSVCRLELLSPAGRQVAWYFTVGKQTAAIRFVERVREVINGSAPRTAQPTICPSCGAMINSANGVCTACAPAAPPSAYSSLWRLLKFARPRRGMIILGLTLTLASTAIGLLAPLITRVLVDQVLIPQQVPSPPPPNYALLWWCLGGLAAVGVVAWGLDWARTWTLVWVSERVAADMRSRTFAHLQTLSVEFFGGKRTGDLMARIGSDSDRICNFLSLNLVDFIVDVLAIIMTAGILLWLNWQLALVTLLPFPLIIWLTHSVRAKLRRGFRQSGVSWGEMTSVLADTIPGIRVVKAFAQEQREVERFDAANQQVLDTNDRVNVVWSFFGPLVRLLTQFGLFIVWGVGAWLIFRHELTYGDLQAFITYILGFYGRSESIIMMVNAVQRAGASAQRIFEILDRVPSVAEPLRPVHPGRLQGHVELREVRFKYGTREVLHGINLTIEPGEMIGLVGPSGAGKSTLVNLICRFYDVSEGAILIDGHDVRSFPVAEYRHNIGIVLQDPFLFYGTIAENIAYGKPNATRAEIITAARLANAHEFILRLSDGYDSLVGERGQSLSGGERQRISIARALLIDPRLLILDEATSAVDTETERQIQQALETLTQGRTTIAIAHRLSTLRRANRLVVVEKGNIVEIGTHEQLLTRRGAYYNLVMAQQQMQQTLGLQS
- a CDS encoding isoaspartyl peptidase/L-asparaginase, which gives rise to MAQNTPHESPIPRATDPVVLAIHGGAGVLSSAEMAEYGHTRQDYERELARALAAGYAVLRNRLQQEPRDFAADNTTLDMVEAAIRVLEDCELFNAGRGGTFNTDGEIELDAAIMQGRMDPPDNPSTGHYPPADAMPWAGLGRRDPRKPAGAVAAVKHLKNPIAAARAVLEMPDRRHVLLVGAGAEAYVLREDVRARHGIERVENIYFWTPYRLKQIERYQQRLFAEHAPPSARFGTVGAVAAIGPGVLKDLDQEFAANAYSTTFGPSTVAAGTSTGGHTHKLPGRIGDSPLIGAGTYADDRACGVSCTGTGELFIRHVAAYDVAARMLYGGQDVPTAASGTIASLPDEAGGVGGLIALDPRGNCAFAMSALCPGMYRGYVTATGKIFTAIYRDEALARQE
- the cphA gene encoding cyanophycin synthetase, yielding MKILKILTLRGPNYWANFPVLEAWIDLENLKDRSSEELPGFNERLTSWLPTMIEHRCSIGHRGGFFERLRRGTYLAHIMEHVALELQSLAGCEVGFGRTRETATDGIYKVALEYTEESLGKASISAAIRVCLAAVHDTTVDLTAEISELAKLYQNARLGPSTNSIVQAAQRRGIPSRRLNTGSLVQLGYGSKQRRILAAETDQTSAIAEYIAQDKDLTRSLLAAVGVPVPAGRPVESGEDAVSAAENIGYPVVCKPQHGNQGRGVATNLKTREQVLAAYEAARQEGRSIIVEKHAPGEDYRLLIIGGKLVAAAKREPAMVIGDGRHTIKELIQIANQDPRRGEDHATSLSKIPLDAISLAVVTDQGYTPQSIPAAGARVLIRRNANLSTGGTAADVTDLVHPQIIDRALEAARVIGLDIAGVDVVAEDIGRPLEEQAGVVVEVNAAPGLRMHLEPSSGTPRDVGAAIVDTMFTPGDTGRIPVIAITGVNGKTTTTRFIAHLAAATGGCVGMTCTDGIYVRGRRIDTGDCSGPTSAQNILLNPQVDIAVLETARGGILRAGLGFDRCDVAVVTNIGEGDHLGLHDIDSLEKLARVKRTIVEAVTPQTGHAVLNAADPLTVEMAEYCPGEVIFFAREAQHPVVEAHLQKKGRAVVTRQRSIYLCDGPREQKLLDLARVPLTHGGVVGFQVENTLAAAAAAWACGWNLNVIRRGLETFGADMTSSPGRFNLLDYNGATVIVDYGHNVSSLKSMLETLDQFPASRRITVYTAAGDRRDEDMIRQAELLGHAFDTVILYEDHYVRGREAGEITRLFQRGLALGSRVRDIREIRGAVTAVEAALAMAQPGDLLLIQADTIDETVAFMREKLLAPQHAREVVWRDIQPVGAEPGEVDSMEVNSVGQNSGKLALVNTYGNIRETGGERLAGIGAATQVDSELYGSVNTLPHSRAGNNPELSPVVD
- a CDS encoding DUF1854 domain-containing protein yields the protein MNNSHNITAVVRDAYGNLRVEFADGGGCGDVRPVRGFPISQPEYGVALVDADGREVCWIEDFTALPAAIRQPLAEELALRDFLPRITRVVSVSRLAEPCEWQVETDRGPTRFVLKSDEHVRRIDAQRAMVTDAFGVQYLVKNLKQMDAASRRYLERYL